In Oryzias melastigma strain HK-1 linkage group LG10, ASM292280v2, whole genome shotgun sequence, the genomic window GCACAAACTGCGGCAGCTTTTCTTCTCCTTCTGGGGCAAGTTCTTCTCTCCCTTCATGCACTCACGTCCCTCGGTGCCCTGCACTCCCAGACTTTGGTTCTTGACGCAGTAATTGGGGGAATCCTCCAGGTAAATGAGTTCAGTCTTGGCTATGCGCCGTAAGGTGTGCGCAATGATCCCCCGGTTGACTGCGCTGTTCCCCGCCTTTGCGGGTTTTTTGTCCAGTTCCAGCTTCATTGCCCGCTGATGTTTCATCTTCAGGTAGTTCCCCACCTCTCTAAAGTCAGCCAGCTGCATCCAGCAGGTCTGGATGCTGCAGCTTCCAGACACGCCGTGACACTTGCACGCTTTCCTCATGGTTGCCTTGACTgcctaaacaaatgaaaattaaggaacatcattaaatattttatggatatatcagttttttatttaatcaatgaACATGACTTTATATCTCACCAGTCTGCCCGCCTCATTGTTATGCAGGTTGACAGCTGCGCGTGAGTCATGCCCACCTTCCAGCGCGTCAACAAAATGTTTAGATATCTTCTCTCCAAACTCCACATTGTCACTGCAGCCTCCCCAAATCCATCCTCTTCCCCCTAAAcgttaataaaaaacatattcctTATGAATTTTTAAATCGATGGTTTAAATGCAGCAGCTGTTAAACTAACAGTGATTTGGAGCGCACCTGGTTGACCAATCCTGGAGTCATCACAGCCACAGTTTTCGAAGTCCCCCATGCTGCAATTCTTGGTGAGCGTGTACATCACTCCCGCGGCGCTGATCGCATGCAGGAAAGAAGTCTCTTTTGTGGCTACAGTACatgaaaaagaaagcaaaaaatggATTTGGCACAGTTGGCTATGCGTAAAAGCGCACGCGTGGGCTTCTACAACAAACGAAAACGAGGCGCTTACCACTTCGGAGGCTGATGTGAGTGGATAATTGTAGTGTTTTCTCTGGGCAGTTCCACTTTTCCCAAGCGAATTGGTGTTTGCACTCATGGATGCCCATCCGTGCGCCCACTTGGACGCTGTTGGCGTAGGTCAGGAAAGCCTGGGTAGGGAACAGATGGTGCTGTTGGTCTAAAATTGtaatactaatatttttttcttgcataaaTCGCAGTCAGGATCTATTTTAAAGTACGTACCTTCGGTCCAGTCATTAGAAAGTTATTCACCGACCTGTCAAGAGAGATAAAAAGTTAGTGCTACAGTCTTAATTTGaccagtttttaatttataaaataagttACATACCAAGAAGAAGTCAAGTGAATGTGCCAGAAAATATACAGAGTGAGCAGATTGACTCGTTCCATGCCAGCTGCATTCCAAGAAGGGGGCATGTTTGTCCTATTCCAGATGTGTGTGCCAAGAGAGCGGAAGCCGAGTGACGCGGCCTCCCTCCACGCTGATGATACTTATACGGCCTTGCCCCGGCGGTCCACAGACTTGTCCCGCAGGTAACGTTTCAACGTGAAAATGCGTCAATGACAACATTAATTGCCACGTCCCCTTGACAAATAGGAGCCCGTCGGTGCATAAGTGCACTTCAAAGAAGTGACGCAGACGCTTAAACAGCCCCTCATTCATTCACCTGACGTTCCCAGGATCTCATCCTGCACGCTTTTCCCACGAATCTGCAGAAAAACGCAcaacgttttttttatataaataccccttcctgttttaaaaaaatccagaaatatgTAAATGCATCACACAAACTAATAGCAtcctcacaaaaatattttacgcATCCCTCATAAATCCAATACAGGACACTTGCATGAATCAAATGGCGCATTCCGCCGCGGGCCTTCTTGGTGCAGGTTTAAATGGTAAAGGTGTCCCAGGGGGACACGGGGGACTACAAAGCCTTCAAACTTCTCCAGGGTGACCCCATATAGTCATGTAAATAGTGCCTCACACATTGGCGAAATTGTCATCGTCATGATAATAGGATAATAGTTGTTTCCCTGGGAAACAACTTGGTGTGAAAACAGTCTGGAATTTACAAGAGTGTTAGAGCTTTTGTTTGGCCCGTTTTACAGCAGTTTTGCCTGATCAGTTGGGTTTACATTTCGTCTTTTAGCCACATTAAATTATGTGATGAGTgcattttttatatctttacGCACATCATGCGTGACAAATACGCATGATGTGCGTAATTGTCACTCAGCAGTTTCAGTTAGGCCCATATCATGCTCTTCCAGTGAAATAATGTGAGAAAGTTGGCCAAGTTGCTGATTAACATTGGAGTTTTATAACTAAATGGCTTACATGTGTCAAATCCCTTCTAAGCCACTCAAAAACCCCTTAAAACAACAATCCACTCAGAGCGCTGGACAATAGGCAGGATGGCTGGGCGAGGTCCCGACAATGGCGCAGAGCTGAGGGCGAGGATAATCCTTACTAATTAGATATCATCCACATTCATTTTCCTGCAAGACTGAAACCCACGGCCTTCCCCGCAGACGAGCTGTGCACGGGGAGTCTTTGGTTAATGTGGGTAGACTAAATGATAGGCGTGCGCATCGAAACTgccacaaattatttatttattctactCCCATCACATTGTGTAAATTACACACATTTCACAAACAGaagtttgattaaataatgCTGCTACAGCAACAATTCCATTTCTATTGAGGGACCTAAGCTGCTTAAAGTGGATTCCAATATTCCTAATGTCATTAAAGCGCGCACACACTCGTTAATGAGATGATTTTAAACTAATTTCGGACGCATTAAAGAGTCGAGAGTTGATTTATGAGAGGAGGTGAGAGAATGGAGCCAGTTACAGGCTGGGAGGTGACGGCTTTGGCgcgcggaggaggaggagtggcaGGAGCGCAGACGCCATCCACCATAGAGCTTCATGGCAGCTCCACCTGAACTCATCAGCTCTGAAAAACAACCCGATTGTTGTAAAGAGTTTCGATTAAATtgatggaattaaaaaaattatattttattacttcgatttaaacatttatttggcTATCAACACTATAAATCAATCATTAACTATTATGTCCAGTTATTTGTTCTCTTATTCACATTAACGGTAGACTAGAGGGTGCTTCTATTggacaaaatattaaaacaatgatccaagtaaaaatataaagaactaTACAAGATACAGTCTTTTGTATTGCTctttaaattgttaattttatgtttgttattgCCTGGCAATTAAAtcttttgaatacattttcctGTTGCATCATGGGATGGCACCTAGAGGCTTCATATGTCAactgaaatcattaaaaacaaaacaaatactaacaaataaatgaaaaaaaaaacatagcatTTTCCCAAAATTGGGTATTTGACTGACCGATGTGTGTAACAActttatcagttttatttgactTGATAAATATAAGATGCAgagtaatgtttaaaaaaatatgtatatgaATGATAAGAATTTgctttgacatttgaaaaaaaacaaccattacACACTATGATTAATTATCACTCTAATCTACCAGGACACAGTTGTGAATTGGGGCCACGTAAACCAGGGTGTCGGACTCCAAACCTTGAGTGCTGGTCAAAAAACAGGACTTGCTGCAGATTACCTCGATCAGGTCTGAGTAGGTTCAGAAAACATGTGGGACGTCGACACCTGAGGCCTGTTGACACTTCCAACGTGCATCTTCATTCGTTATGTGTTTGTGCTCTCATTGATGAAAATATGTTGTATttgtaacctttttttaattagcagCTTTAAAGGTTGTGGGAAATGAGATGTAAGATGACtaatatttctcataaaaatatatattttttcacaacagATATCCTAAGGCATGTAGAATGAGGCCCTAAAATAAGTATATAAGGATAAAATCTGACAAAGTTGCACTGAAAAGACTGAAAGTGATGAAGGCAGTAAAGCAGCTGCACTTTTGGATTagccaataaataaacaatagatATTTTGTTTACGACTGTATAGATGTTTTAGGGATGTTTTTGGCAGATGGTGCTGCACAAAGTTAGCAAAAACCAAATATGTTGGGAGTAATCAAGTGATAAGTcatttagtttggtttttaatgttttattaacacctaaaaatatatatattcacaataacagtttatgtttgaataaatgtttgcttaaaaatccctgaaACATGccgcttttgaaaaaaaaaaaaaaaaatgtgttgcttaaatatgagcttaactacaaagtagcccaaaaaaaccttaatagatgcAAAATTACCCtgaaaagctagcttgttgcttaaatactagctaaactccaaaatagcataaaattccccagtaaactaaattagtcaaaaccattagcctgttgctaaaatatttggttatttttttgaaaataactataaaagatgaacacatagcccatgaatatatttaaaggcttgttgctaatccacttaaaaatgtaaatttgaagactttctcattcatttcctattgggcatattttgctcaatatttcaaaaaactacaaagtttataaataccaacaATACAAGCAGTATTGTTTACTTCTTACAAGCATTCAAACAATTAATATAGAAACCAAATGCACAACTATAACCACGTACTTATCTAAATCAGCATCCGCTGTGATGATTGTTCAGTAAGATCTGGTGCAGACACACATAGTAAAAGGGAGAAGCAGGACACTGcaaaatggactaaaattaaaaaagtgataaaacagttttagtaTTAGATCTCAGGTCAGAAACAGGCCGATGACTATAAAGCAAACATATGGGAAATGATTAAGAgcttactaaaaataaatatcctaAAGATTTTGGACAAGCAAATAAATTGAGAATCTCAATAAACTGCaaagaattttgactttttggatgcaaaaaatacaaaattgccTGGTATGTACAAGTTTTGCTCAATTATTTAAGTATGTATACTATGGTTATTTTAGCTTGATGTGTGgattagtttttaaattggCTACTTGGAGATCATTTGCATTTATGGTTTGGTatagttcaggggtctgcaacctgcggctccagagcctcgTCTGGCTCTTGTACCCCTTGATTGTGGCCCTctgcttaaagaaaaatacaaagctttaagtttaaaaaagtaaaataacttatCACTTTGTGAGCCTCCAAAGCACAGAAGCCATAGTGGTTCCATAATCAagagataaacattttttaagaattccattgttttaaatgtgcttcTTGGTTCAATAAGTACAGTTAattagctctttttttattttagatcttTAGATTCATGATtttctggctaagaagcaccacacatgtttaaaatatattttttcttttattgctgaATTTACACTATAGCTACCACTAGATTTACTCCATTGGGATGATCCtagaagtcttttattttgaaaggaagtttcATATTTGGGggtaaaaaatctattttctcttaaagttcattttcttatgcaaaaaaaagtttgtttctcataaaaacaacaatagcataaatataatagtcttatttttctaaaggatgagtGGTTCCTACTACGCTgcagtcagtgagaaatcgaccaAATGGCTCTCCTaataagtgttgaaggttgcagaactgttgcttttcattttgtgcatgtGTTTGAAAACATGTCAACTCTGTTTGAATTGAAGGAGACAGCAAACCGTTTCCATGTCTTCATATTTAttccaaaaagaaaagtaaaaagttaatAAGAAATCATCCCACGTGTTGACTTACATTGCTCCCATGTCTGTGGACAGCCTCCCCCTGGCCCCACCCCACCCCAACTAGCCTGTATGACTGCCTCCC contains:
- the LOC112153646 gene encoding protein Wnt-8a is translated as MPPSWNAAGMERVNLLTLYIFWHIHLTSSWSVNNFLMTGPKAFLTYANSVQVGARMGIHECKHQFAWEKWNCPEKTLQLSTHISLRSATKETSFLHAISAAGVMYTLTKNCSMGDFENCGCDDSRIGQPGGRGWIWGGCSDNVEFGEKISKHFVDALEGGHDSRAAVNLHNNEAGRLAVKATMRKACKCHGVSGSCSIQTCWMQLADFREVGNYLKMKHQRAMKLELDKKPAKAGNSAVNRGIIAHTLRRIAKTELIYLEDSPNYCVKNQSLGVQGTEGRECMKGEKNLPQKEKKSCRSLCNECGFRVVQKRVEVVSSCNCKFHWCCTVRCEKCMQVVTKYYCARKEGGKRQVNKTKRRDRAQRH